One Epidermidibacterium keratini DNA segment encodes these proteins:
- the gltB gene encoding glutamate synthase large subunit — translation MFLDRFSAQPADTGLYRRENERDACGVAMVATMRGHAGHDIVEKALTALRNLDHRGATGADPLVGDGAGILMQVPDAFLRQVTDFPLPEAGSYAVGIAFLPIDKDERARVKAQVEQIAADEHLRVLGWRDVPHNAEIIGELSRECMPHFEMLFVAASIGKQTGLGLDRFVYGMRKRVQNDADVYFASLSSRTLCYKGMLTTEQLEPFFPDLSDQRVQTELALVHSRFSTNTFPSWPLAHPFRLIAHNGEINTVKGNRNWMRARESALTSDIIPGDMKRLFPICTPGASDSASFDEVLELLHLGGRSLPHAVLMMIPEAWQNHETMDPKLRAFYEFHSMFMEPWDGPACVAFTDGTLVGAVLDRNGLRPGRYSVTEDGLVVLASEAGVLDLDPATVVRAGRLQPGRMFLVDTENQRIIEDEEIKNVMATRQPYQEWLEEGSIRLDELPEREHIVHTRSSVVRRQQTFGYTNEELRILLTPMARTGGEALGSMGTDTPIAVLSDRPRLLFDYFTQLFAQVTNPPLDAIREELVTSLATSIGPERNPLSVSADHARQLSLQFPVIDNDELAKIVHINADGNLPSNPTHVVRGLYDVNGGAKALQDRLDEIFAEVSDAIHRGARFIVLSDRESDRDHAPIPSLLLTSAVHHHLIREKTRTQVGLLVEAGDVREVHHVALLVGFGAAAINPYLAMETVEDLVRAREITDVDAETAVRNLIKALGKGVLKVMSKMGISTVPSYCGAQVFEAIGLSQELVDKYFTGTVSQLGGVGLDVIAEEVAARHSTAYPPDGVELSHRPLWTGGEYQWRREGEPHLFNPETVFRLQHSTRSKRYDIFKQYTEAVDDQSASLMTLRGLFEFAGSDLTGRTPIDIDEVEPVSEIVKRFSTGAMSYGSISQEAHETLAIAMNNLGGKSNTGEGGEDLDRLLDPTRRSAIKQVASGRFGVTSIYLTESDDIQIKMAQGAKPGEGGQLPGNKVYPWVAKTRHSTPGVGLISPPPHHDIYSIEDLAQLIHDLKNANPSARIHVKLVSEVGVGTVAAGVSKAHADVVLISGHDGGTGASPLTSLKHAGAPWELGLAEAQQTLKLNGLRDRIVVQTDGQLKTGRDVVIAALLGAEEFGFSTAPLVVSGCIMMRVCHLDTCPVGVATQNPELRARYSGKPEFVETFFEYIAEEVRELLAQLGFRSIQEAVGHVDALKVDKAIAHWKSQGLDLAPILAMVEDPTGGTPYCSTTQEHGLQKALDQQLIDLARPAIDDGEKVRAKIAVRNVNRTVGTMLGHEVTKAHPEGLPDGSIEFTLTGAAGQSFGAFLPSGVTLVLHGEANDYVAKGLSGGRVVVRPDKRAPLVAEENVIAGNVIGYGATTGEVFLRGVAGERFCVRNSGASAVVEGVGDHGCEYMTGGTVLVLGSTGRNFAAGMSGGVAYVLDLDDDLVNPELVDIGPLRERDVDVVRRLLEDHVKWTESRVASRLLEDWEGTQQRIKIVLPRDFQRVVDIREAAEAEGLDVDGNEVWNRIMEAS, via the coding sequence ATGTTCCTTGACCGTTTTTCGGCTCAACCGGCTGATACCGGCCTCTACCGTCGTGAGAACGAGCGCGACGCCTGTGGCGTCGCGATGGTTGCCACGATGCGCGGCCACGCCGGACACGACATCGTCGAGAAGGCCCTGACCGCCCTTCGCAATCTCGATCACCGCGGCGCGACCGGCGCCGACCCGCTGGTCGGCGATGGCGCCGGCATCCTGATGCAGGTCCCAGACGCCTTCCTGCGCCAGGTCACCGACTTCCCGCTGCCGGAGGCTGGCTCCTACGCCGTCGGCATCGCGTTCTTGCCGATCGACAAGGACGAGCGGGCCCGGGTGAAGGCGCAGGTCGAGCAGATCGCCGCCGACGAGCACCTGCGGGTGCTGGGCTGGCGTGACGTCCCGCACAACGCCGAGATCATCGGCGAGCTGTCGCGCGAGTGCATGCCGCACTTCGAGATGTTGTTTGTCGCGGCCTCGATCGGCAAGCAGACCGGGCTCGGGCTCGACCGGTTCGTCTACGGCATGCGCAAGCGCGTGCAAAACGACGCCGACGTCTACTTCGCCTCGCTCTCCTCGCGCACCCTTTGCTACAAGGGCATGCTGACGACCGAGCAGCTGGAGCCGTTCTTCCCGGACCTGTCTGACCAGCGCGTGCAGACCGAGCTGGCGCTGGTGCACTCGCGGTTCTCGACCAACACCTTTCCGTCGTGGCCGCTGGCGCACCCGTTCCGGCTGATCGCACACAACGGTGAGATCAACACCGTCAAGGGCAACCGCAACTGGATGCGCGCCCGCGAGTCGGCATTGACCTCCGACATCATCCCCGGCGACATGAAGCGGCTCTTCCCGATCTGTACGCCGGGCGCCTCGGACTCGGCGAGCTTCGACGAGGTCCTTGAGCTGCTGCACCTCGGTGGCCGCTCGCTGCCGCACGCGGTGCTGATGATGATTCCCGAGGCGTGGCAAAACCACGAGACGATGGACCCCAAGCTGCGGGCCTTCTACGAGTTCCACTCGATGTTCATGGAGCCGTGGGACGGCCCGGCCTGCGTCGCCTTCACCGACGGCACGCTGGTGGGCGCCGTACTCGACCGCAACGGGCTGCGCCCGGGCCGCTACTCGGTCACCGAAGACGGTCTCGTCGTGCTCGCCTCTGAGGCCGGCGTACTCGACCTCGACCCGGCCACCGTGGTGCGCGCCGGGCGGTTGCAGCCGGGCCGGATGTTCCTGGTCGACACCGAAAACCAGCGGATCATCGAAGACGAAGAGATCAAGAACGTCATGGCGACCCGCCAGCCTTACCAGGAGTGGCTGGAGGAGGGCAGCATCCGCCTCGACGAGCTGCCCGAGCGCGAGCACATCGTGCACACCCGCTCGTCGGTGGTACGCCGCCAGCAGACTTTCGGCTACACCAACGAAGAGCTGCGGATCCTGCTCACGCCGATGGCGCGCACCGGCGGCGAGGCCCTCGGCTCGATGGGCACCGACACTCCCATCGCGGTGCTCTCGGATCGTCCACGCCTGTTGTTTGACTACTTCACCCAGCTCTTTGCGCAGGTCACCAACCCGCCGCTGGATGCGATCCGCGAGGAGCTGGTCACCTCGCTGGCCACCTCCATCGGACCGGAGCGCAACCCGCTGTCGGTCTCGGCCGACCATGCTCGCCAGCTGTCGCTGCAGTTCCCGGTCATCGACAACGACGAGCTCGCCAAGATCGTGCACATCAACGCCGACGGCAACCTGCCCAGCAACCCGACCCACGTGGTGCGCGGGCTGTACGACGTCAACGGGGGCGCCAAGGCGCTGCAGGATCGGCTCGACGAGATCTTCGCTGAGGTCTCCGATGCCATCCATCGCGGCGCGCGCTTCATCGTGCTCTCTGACCGCGAGTCCGACCGTGACCACGCGCCGATCCCGTCGCTGCTGCTGACCTCGGCCGTGCACCACCACCTCATTCGCGAGAAGACCCGCACCCAGGTCGGGCTGCTCGTCGAGGCCGGTGACGTGCGCGAGGTGCACCATGTGGCGCTGCTCGTCGGTTTCGGCGCGGCAGCGATCAACCCCTACCTCGCGATGGAGACCGTCGAAGACCTCGTGCGAGCACGCGAGATCACCGACGTCGACGCCGAGACCGCGGTGCGCAACCTCATCAAGGCACTCGGCAAGGGAGTGCTGAAGGTGATGTCCAAGATGGGCATCTCCACCGTCCCGTCGTACTGCGGCGCCCAGGTGTTCGAGGCCATCGGCCTGTCGCAGGAGCTGGTCGACAAGTACTTCACCGGTACGGTCAGCCAGCTCGGCGGAGTCGGGCTCGACGTCATCGCCGAAGAGGTCGCCGCGCGGCACTCCACGGCGTACCCGCCGGACGGTGTCGAGCTCTCGCACCGGCCGCTGTGGACCGGAGGGGAATACCAGTGGCGGCGCGAAGGCGAGCCGCACCTGTTCAACCCCGAAACTGTGTTCCGGCTGCAGCACTCGACGCGCAGCAAGCGCTACGACATCTTCAAGCAGTACACCGAGGCCGTCGACGACCAGTCCGCGTCGCTGATGACGCTGCGTGGGCTGTTTGAGTTCGCCGGCTCCGACCTCACCGGGCGTACGCCGATCGACATCGACGAGGTCGAGCCGGTCAGCGAGATCGTCAAGCGGTTCTCCACCGGTGCGATGTCCTACGGGTCGATCTCGCAGGAGGCCCACGAGACGCTCGCGATCGCGATGAACAACCTCGGCGGCAAGTCCAACACCGGCGAGGGCGGCGAGGATCTCGACCGGCTGCTCGACCCGACGCGCCGCTCGGCGATCAAGCAGGTCGCCTCCGGACGGTTCGGCGTCACCAGCATCTACCTCACCGAGTCCGACGACATCCAGATCAAGATGGCGCAGGGCGCGAAGCCCGGCGAGGGCGGGCAGCTGCCTGGCAACAAGGTGTATCCGTGGGTGGCCAAGACGCGGCACTCGACGCCGGGTGTCGGGCTGATCTCGCCGCCGCCGCACCACGACATCTACTCCATCGAGGATCTGGCGCAGCTGATCCACGACCTCAAGAACGCCAACCCGAGCGCGCGGATCCACGTCAAGCTCGTCTCCGAGGTCGGCGTCGGCACAGTTGCTGCCGGTGTGTCCAAGGCGCACGCGGACGTCGTACTCATCTCCGGGCACGACGGCGGCACCGGCGCGTCGCCGCTCACCTCGCTCAAGCACGCCGGCGCTCCGTGGGAGCTCGGGCTGGCTGAGGCGCAGCAGACGCTCAAGCTCAACGGCCTGCGCGACCGGATCGTCGTGCAGACCGACGGCCAGCTCAAGACCGGCCGCGACGTCGTGATCGCCGCGCTGCTCGGCGCCGAGGAGTTCGGCTTCTCGACCGCCCCGCTGGTGGTCTCCGGCTGCATCATGATGCGCGTGTGCCACCTCGACACCTGCCCGGTGGGCGTCGCGACGCAGAACCCTGAGCTGCGCGCTCGCTACTCCGGCAAGCCGGAGTTCGTCGAGACCTTCTTCGAGTACATCGCCGAAGAGGTGCGAGAGTTGCTGGCACAGTTGGGATTCCGCTCGATCCAGGAAGCGGTCGGCCACGTCGACGCGCTCAAGGTCGACAAGGCGATCGCGCACTGGAAGAGCCAGGGCCTTGACCTCGCGCCGATCCTGGCGATGGTGGAGGACCCGACCGGCGGTACGCCGTACTGCTCGACCACCCAGGAGCACGGCCTGCAGAAGGCACTCGACCAGCAGCTGATCGACCTGGCTCGCCCGGCGATCGACGACGGCGAGAAGGTCCGCGCGAAGATCGCGGTCCGCAACGTCAACCGCACTGTCGGCACGATGCTCGGCCACGAGGTGACCAAGGCGCATCCGGAGGGACTGCCCGACGGGTCGATCGAGTTCACCCTGACCGGCGCAGCCGGGCAGTCGTTCGGCGCGTTCCTGCCATCCGGCGTGACGCTCGTGCTGCACGGCGAGGCAAACGACTACGTCGCGAAGGGCCTCTCTGGCGGGCGGGTCGTCGTACGCCCCGACAAGCGTGCCCCACTCGTCGCGGAGGAGAACGTCATTGCCGGCAACGTCATCGGCTATGGCGCGACCACCGGCGAGGTGTTCCTGCGCGGTGTCGCCGGCGAGCGCTTCTGCGTCCGTAACTCCGGCGCGAGCGCAGTGGTCGAAGGCGTGGGCGACCACGGCTGTGAGTACATGACCGGCGGCACCGTGCTCGTGCTCGGCTCGACCGGCCGCAACTTCGCCGCCGGCATGTCCGGTGGCGTGGCATATGTGCTCGATCTTGACGACGATCTCGTCAACCCCGAGCTGGTTGACATCGGCCCGTTGCGCGAGCGCGATGTCGACGTCGTACGCCGGCTGCTCGAGGACCACGTCAAATGGACCGAGTCACGGGTGGCCAGCCGGCTGCTCGAAGACTGGGAAGGCACGCAGCAGCGCATCAAGATCGTGCTGCCACGCGACTTCCAGCGCGTGGTCGACATCCGAGAGGCCGCCGAGGCCGAGGGTCTCGATGTCGACGGCAACGAAGTGTGGAACCGCATCATGGAGGCGTCGTAA
- a CDS encoding glutamate synthase subunit beta, with protein MADPKGFLKVRDRELPERRPVDVRIMDWKEVYEEQDREQLQRQAGRCMDCGIPFCHSGCPLGNLIPEWNNLAWKGDFREGIERLHATNNFPEFTGRLCPAPCETACVLGINQPAVTIKQIEVETIETAFDSGWVTPLPPERLTGKTVAVVGSGPAGLAAAQQLTRAGHTVVVYEKDDKPGGLMRYGIPEFKMEKSILDRRIDQMKAEGTRFRSGVEIGKDITARQLRDRFDAVVIATGAMVRRDLPVPGREATGVYQAMDYLPQANRVALGEEVEGQILATDKDVIVIGGGDTGADCIGTAHRQGARSVTSLEILPQPGEDRPKNQPWPTYPMIFRIASAHEEGGERLYAISTKEVVSDDDGNLTALKVSEIETVDGVFRDVEGSEREIPAQLVLLAMGFLGPEYDGFLEQLGVETDDRSNVVRDQNYMTAVPGVFVAGDAGRGQSLIVWAIAEGRAAANGVDTYLMETPSRLPRPVNPTDRPLVV; from the coding sequence ATGGCTGACCCGAAAGGATTCCTCAAGGTTCGCGACCGGGAGCTTCCCGAGCGCCGGCCGGTCGACGTACGCATCATGGACTGGAAAGAGGTCTATGAGGAGCAGGACCGCGAGCAGCTGCAACGCCAAGCCGGTCGCTGCATGGATTGCGGAATTCCCTTCTGTCACAGCGGATGTCCGCTCGGAAACCTGATTCCCGAGTGGAACAACCTGGCGTGGAAGGGCGACTTCCGCGAGGGCATCGAGCGACTGCACGCGACCAACAACTTCCCGGAGTTCACCGGGCGGCTGTGCCCCGCCCCCTGCGAGACCGCGTGCGTGCTCGGGATCAACCAGCCGGCCGTCACGATCAAGCAGATCGAGGTCGAGACCATCGAGACTGCGTTCGACTCCGGCTGGGTCACGCCGCTGCCGCCCGAGCGGCTGACCGGCAAGACCGTCGCCGTGGTCGGTTCGGGCCCTGCCGGGCTCGCTGCCGCGCAGCAGTTGACGCGTGCCGGCCACACGGTCGTCGTCTACGAGAAGGACGACAAGCCCGGCGGTCTGATGCGCTACGGCATCCCGGAGTTCAAGATGGAGAAGTCCATCCTGGACCGGCGCATCGACCAGATGAAGGCCGAAGGCACGCGCTTCCGCAGCGGTGTGGAGATCGGCAAGGACATCACCGCGCGGCAGCTGCGCGACCGGTTTGACGCGGTCGTCATCGCCACCGGCGCGATGGTGCGCCGCGACCTGCCGGTGCCCGGCCGCGAGGCCACCGGCGTCTACCAGGCGATGGACTATCTACCGCAAGCAAACCGCGTCGCTCTCGGCGAAGAGGTCGAAGGCCAGATCCTGGCCACCGACAAGGACGTCATCGTGATCGGCGGCGGCGACACCGGCGCTGACTGCATCGGTACGGCGCATCGTCAGGGGGCGCGCTCGGTGACCTCGCTGGAGATCCTGCCGCAGCCCGGTGAGGATCGCCCGAAGAACCAGCCGTGGCCGACGTACCCGATGATCTTCCGCATTGCCTCCGCGCACGAAGAGGGCGGCGAGCGGCTGTATGCGATCTCCACGAAGGAGGTCGTATCTGACGACGACGGCAACCTGACGGCACTGAAGGTCTCGGAGATCGAGACCGTCGACGGCGTCTTCCGCGATGTCGAAGGATCTGAGCGAGAGATCCCCGCGCAGTTGGTGTTGTTGGCGATGGGCTTCCTCGGTCCGGAGTACGACGGGTTCCTCGAGCAGCTCGGCGTGGAAACCGACGATCGCTCCAACGTCGTCCGTGACCAGAACTACATGACCGCTGTGCCAGGGGTTTTCGTTGCCGGCGACGCTGGTCGCGGGCAGTCGCTGATCGTCTGGGCGATCGCTGAGGGCCGTGCAGCGGCCAACGGCGTCGACACCTATCTGATGGAGACGCCGAGCCGGTTGCCTCGTCCGGTCAACCCCACCGACCGCCCGCTCGTCGTCTAG
- a CDS encoding precorrin-2 C(20)-methyltransferase: MSAKAKGTVYGVGVGPGDPELVTVKAVKALESADVVAYYSGTQKRSIARSIAAPYLRDGVVEELLAYPVTTGTTDHPRGYFGAMDDFYDESAARIADHLDQGRTVAILAEGDPLFYSSFMYLHDRLAPSYDVQIIPGITSISGSSAVAAQAISRHEDVLTVLPGTLPKHELARRLADTEAAVIMKLGRSYPAVIEALREAGRLDEAIYVERATHASQRVAPAAHVDPASVPYFSQIIVPGIDRRADSAGRAEPTPAEVTRTSGGHVWVVGLGPGPERWMTPEASDVLARVGHVIGYSPYVARVPQREGLRRHASGNTVEVDRARLALDLAVRGEQVAVVSGGDVGVFGMASAVFEAADDPAYAEIPVTVLPAVTAASAVAALAGAPLGADFAMLSLSDRLKPWEVVEQRLRALGAAGLVIAIYNPRSSARPDQLHRAKQALMAVRDGGVPVIIGRDVGRPEQSLTVTTLAELDPEQVDMKCLVIVGSEATSTTPAGRVWSARFVR; the protein is encoded by the coding sequence GTGAGCGCCAAAGCAAAAGGCACGGTGTACGGCGTCGGCGTCGGTCCCGGCGATCCCGAGCTTGTCACGGTCAAGGCGGTCAAGGCGCTCGAGTCCGCTGACGTCGTGGCCTACTACTCCGGGACCCAGAAGCGCTCGATCGCGCGCAGCATCGCCGCGCCCTACCTGCGCGACGGGGTGGTCGAAGAACTGCTGGCCTACCCGGTGACGACGGGTACGACGGACCACCCGCGCGGCTACTTCGGCGCTATGGATGACTTCTACGACGAGTCCGCCGCGCGGATCGCCGACCACCTCGATCAAGGGCGCACCGTCGCGATCCTCGCCGAGGGTGACCCGCTCTTCTACAGCTCCTTTATGTATCTGCACGACCGGCTGGCTCCGTCGTACGACGTGCAGATCATCCCCGGCATCACGTCGATCTCCGGCTCCAGCGCCGTTGCCGCGCAGGCCATCAGCCGCCACGAAGACGTGCTGACCGTCCTGCCGGGCACCCTGCCCAAGCACGAGCTGGCGCGCAGGCTGGCCGACACCGAAGCCGCCGTCATCATGAAGCTCGGTCGCAGCTACCCGGCGGTCATCGAGGCGCTGCGCGAAGCGGGACGACTCGACGAGGCGATCTACGTCGAGCGCGCCACGCATGCCTCCCAGCGCGTCGCCCCCGCAGCCCACGTCGACCCGGCGAGCGTGCCCTACTTCAGCCAGATCATCGTGCCCGGGATCGACCGCCGCGCCGACTCCGCCGGCCGCGCCGAGCCCACCCCTGCTGAGGTCACCCGGACATCAGGTGGCCACGTCTGGGTCGTCGGGCTCGGTCCGGGGCCCGAGCGGTGGATGACGCCTGAGGCCTCCGACGTACTCGCCCGGGTCGGCCACGTCATCGGATATTCGCCGTACGTCGCCCGCGTGCCGCAGCGCGAAGGGCTGCGGCGGCACGCGTCGGGCAACACAGTCGAGGTCGATCGCGCTCGGCTGGCGCTCGACCTCGCGGTGCGCGGCGAGCAGGTCGCGGTCGTCAGCGGCGGAGACGTCGGCGTCTTCGGGATGGCCAGCGCCGTCTTCGAGGCGGCCGACGACCCGGCGTACGCGGAGATTCCGGTCACGGTGCTGCCCGCCGTCACCGCAGCGTCCGCGGTCGCGGCGCTCGCGGGCGCCCCGCTGGGAGCCGACTTCGCGATGCTGTCGCTGTCGGACCGGCTCAAACCGTGGGAGGTCGTCGAGCAGCGGCTGCGTGCTCTCGGTGCCGCGGGGCTGGTCATCGCCATCTACAACCCGCGCTCTTCGGCACGACCGGACCAGCTGCACCGGGCCAAGCAGGCCCTGATGGCGGTGCGCGACGGCGGCGTACCGGTCATCATCGGTCGCGACGTCGGCCGCCCCGAGCAAAGCCTCACCGTCACGACGTTGGCCGAGCTCGATCCGGAGCAGGTCGACATGAAGTGCCTGGTGATCGTGGGTTCGGAGGCGACGAGTACGACGCCCGCGGGGCGCGTCTGGTCAGCCCGGTTCGTGCGCTGA
- a CDS encoding DUF1972 domain-containing protein codes for MKPTVRILGTHGVPASYGGFETAAEHVGRYLRDAGWRVVVYCQRDGDGPTWEDSWEGLERVNIPERRPGWRGTGTFDLKSIRHAWKAYRPGEVWLTFGYNTAMFDIAPRVRGVPMVINMDGMEWTRAKWGLAHKAILLANERIAGAIGHALIADHPEIARYLRRHFGDRRVSTITYGAPEVEHVPADRVHGLGLQPGAYATLVSRPTPENSVREIVAAWSARRRGMPLVVVGPYDADEPYCRAVRAAAGDEIVFTGAIFEQDVLRAVRFHSALYVHGHTVGGTNPSLVEAMGAGNAILAQDNVYNRWVAGDRQEFFGNEDDLRGVLDRLLDDRPRLAEMGGAARDRFRAEFTWDRIGHQYHEVLTNVLGSRSRGTYREPSERTNSLISVE; via the coding sequence ATGAAGCCAACTGTCCGAATCCTTGGCACGCACGGGGTGCCAGCGTCGTACGGCGGCTTCGAGACTGCGGCCGAGCACGTCGGTCGCTACCTGCGCGATGCCGGATGGCGAGTGGTCGTCTACTGCCAACGCGACGGCGACGGACCGACGTGGGAAGACTCGTGGGAGGGCCTTGAGCGGGTCAACATTCCCGAACGTCGGCCCGGATGGCGTGGCACCGGGACCTTCGACCTCAAGTCGATTCGCCATGCCTGGAAGGCATATCGACCCGGCGAGGTGTGGCTGACCTTCGGCTACAACACTGCGATGTTTGACATCGCCCCGCGAGTTCGTGGCGTGCCGATGGTCATCAACATGGACGGGATGGAGTGGACTCGGGCCAAGTGGGGGCTCGCCCACAAGGCCATCCTGCTGGCCAACGAACGCATCGCAGGCGCGATCGGGCACGCGCTCATCGCCGACCACCCCGAGATCGCCCGTTACCTCCGCCGCCACTTCGGTGATCGACGCGTCAGCACGATCACCTACGGCGCACCGGAAGTTGAGCATGTGCCGGCCGACCGGGTCCATGGACTCGGGCTCCAGCCAGGTGCTTACGCGACGTTGGTGTCACGTCCGACGCCGGAAAACTCGGTCCGCGAGATCGTGGCCGCGTGGTCCGCGCGGCGTCGCGGCATGCCGTTAGTCGTTGTCGGTCCATACGACGCCGACGAGCCCTACTGCCGGGCGGTGCGGGCTGCCGCGGGTGACGAGATCGTATTTACCGGGGCGATCTTCGAGCAGGACGTGCTGCGCGCGGTGCGCTTCCACAGCGCGTTGTACGTGCACGGGCACACCGTCGGTGGCACCAACCCGTCACTGGTCGAGGCGATGGGTGCGGGCAACGCGATCCTTGCCCAGGACAACGTCTACAACCGCTGGGTCGCAGGCGATCGACAGGAGTTCTTCGGCAATGAAGACGACCTGCGCGGCGTACTCGATCGACTCCTCGATGATCGCCCTCGGCTCGCCGAGATGGGCGGCGCAGCGCGCGACCGGTTCCGTGCTGAGTTCACCTGGGATCGGATCGGGCACCAGTACCACGAGGTGCTCACCAATGTGCTCGGCAGCCGATCCCGAGGGACCTATCGTGAGCCCAGCGAACGGACGAACTCGCTGATCTCTGTGGAGTAG
- a CDS encoding nucleotidyl transferase family protein yields the protein MRDLDIVCQLRERYSRLVVGVLDDESVERMRNRPPLMPLDERVRLISHVRGVDQAIVYPAAATSLPRSSAVFAIEHEPIPPEVPSPVRLTPRCESSCAALQPEKVRADNQAVA from the coding sequence GTGCGCGACCTCGACATCGTGTGCCAACTCCGCGAGCGGTATAGCCGGCTGGTGGTTGGTGTGCTGGACGACGAAAGCGTCGAACGCATGCGCAACCGACCGCCGTTGATGCCGCTCGACGAGCGAGTTCGGCTGATCAGTCACGTGCGAGGCGTGGATCAGGCAATCGTCTATCCCGCTGCTGCGACATCGCTGCCCCGCTCGTCGGCGGTGTTTGCGATCGAGCACGAACCCATCCCTCCGGAGGTTCCGTCGCCGGTGCGCCTCACCCCGCGTTGTGAGTCGAGCTGCGCTGCCCTTCAACCTGAGAAGGTGCGCGCCGACAACCAAGCGGTCGCGTGA
- a CDS encoding CDP-alcohol phosphatidyltransferase family protein produces MRTGTDGFADSLQRLKSAQKSAKGAPLYSVVVNRPLGRIFAAAAHQLGMTPNGVTAVSAVFTFAGIGLIALGSPTWTSGILIAALLVVGYALDSSDGQLARLRGGGSLLGEWLDHVVDSLKVVSIHLAVLVMAFRHFDTPRWWLLVPLGFAIVTVVHFFGMLLTELLARSIGAPKGGGEASTLMAAAKLPTDYGVLCLSFALLGSEAMFRSVYTVLAVATALYTALVVVRWARRIRDLDDARSSVAAREAVHV; encoded by the coding sequence ATGCGCACCGGCACGGACGGATTCGCAGATTCCCTGCAGCGCTTGAAATCCGCGCAAAAAAGCGCCAAGGGCGCACCGCTCTACTCGGTGGTCGTCAACCGACCCCTGGGCCGGATCTTTGCCGCGGCCGCGCACCAGCTGGGGATGACTCCCAACGGAGTTACCGCGGTGAGCGCAGTCTTCACCTTCGCCGGCATTGGGCTGATCGCGTTGGGCAGCCCCACGTGGACAAGCGGGATTCTGATCGCGGCGCTTCTCGTCGTCGGCTATGCGCTCGACTCGTCCGACGGACAGCTGGCGCGGTTGCGCGGTGGGGGAAGCCTGCTCGGCGAGTGGCTCGACCACGTCGTGGACTCGCTCAAGGTGGTCTCTATCCACCTCGCGGTGCTGGTCATGGCATTCCGGCACTTCGACACGCCGCGCTGGTGGCTGCTGGTGCCACTCGGTTTCGCCATCGTCACGGTCGTGCACTTCTTCGGCATGCTGCTGACCGAGTTGCTGGCCCGAAGCATCGGCGCGCCTAAGGGCGGTGGCGAAGCGTCGACGTTGATGGCAGCGGCAAAGCTGCCCACGGACTACGGCGTACTCTGCCTGAGCTTTGCATTGCTTGGTTCTGAGGCGATGTTTAGGAGCGTCTACACGGTCCTGGCAGTCGCGACCGCCCTTTACACCGCGCTCGTGGTGGTGAGGTGGGCACGCCGCATCCGCGACCTGGACGACGCACGCTCATCGGTTGCCGCACGGGAGGCCGTCCATGTCTGA
- a CDS encoding adenylyltransferase/cytidyltransferase family protein — MSDQSAHPLIRGYVPGAWDMFHIGHLNILQRARELCDFLIVGVATDEALIAAKGRDPLVPLAERMIVVESMDLVDQVVIDYGGNKADVWRRVPFDVVIKGDDWKGTPKGDRLEADMAEVGVTVRYFPYTAHTSSRALRALLGESA, encoded by the coding sequence ATGTCTGACCAGTCGGCTCACCCGCTGATCCGTGGATATGTCCCCGGCGCGTGGGACATGTTCCACATCGGGCACCTCAACATCCTGCAGCGTGCCCGTGAGCTCTGTGACTTCCTCATCGTGGGAGTCGCGACCGACGAAGCACTCATTGCCGCGAAGGGACGCGACCCGTTGGTCCCGCTCGCCGAACGGATGATCGTCGTCGAGTCGATGGACCTGGTCGATCAGGTCGTGATCGACTACGGCGGCAACAAGGCAGACGTGTGGCGGCGAGTGCCGTTTGACGTGGTGATCAAAGGCGACGACTGGAAAGGCACGCCCAAGGGTGATCGGCTGGAGGCCGATATGGCTGAAGTCGGCGTCACGGTGCGCTACTTCCCTTACACCGCACACACTTCCAGCCGAGCATTGCGGGCGCTGTTAGGCGAGTCAGCATGA
- a CDS encoding precorrin-8X methylmutase, which translates to MSNPARPPRIYDYSTDGADIYRKSFAMIRADADLSGVPADAEAVAVRMIHACGQTDLPQDLQIHPQLVAAARTALQRGAPILTDATMIATGITRPRLPADNEVTCLLRDERVAELAREWQTTRSAAGVALWGERLEGAVVAIGNAPTALFHLLEWISDGGPRPAAIIGVPVGFVGSAESKQALAEHPAHIPFLVVHGRRGGSAMAVSAINALAQEAEI; encoded by the coding sequence GTGAGTAACCCCGCCAGACCACCCCGCATCTACGACTACTCGACCGACGGGGCGGACATCTACCGCAAGTCGTTTGCGATGATCCGCGCCGATGCCGACCTGTCCGGCGTGCCTGCGGACGCCGAGGCCGTTGCGGTGCGGATGATCCATGCGTGTGGGCAGACCGACCTGCCGCAGGACCTGCAGATCCACCCGCAGCTGGTCGCAGCTGCCCGCACCGCACTGCAGCGGGGCGCCCCGATCCTCACCGACGCGACGATGATCGCCACCGGCATCACGCGGCCACGGCTGCCCGCCGACAACGAGGTGACCTGCCTGCTGCGCGACGAGCGCGTTGCCGAGCTCGCACGCGAGTGGCAGACGACGCGATCCGCGGCTGGCGTCGCGCTCTGGGGCGAGCGCCTCGAAGGCGCAGTCGTCGCGATCGGCAACGCGCCCACCGCGCTGTTTCACCTGCTGGAGTGGATCTCTGACGGCGGTCCGCGTCCGGCCGCGATCATCGGCGTACCCGTCGGCTTCGTCGGCTCGGCCGAGTCCAAGCAAGCCCTGGCAGAGCACCCTGCGCACATTCCGTTCCTGGTCGTGCACGGTCGCCGCGGCGGCTCGGCGATGGCCGTGTCTGCGATCAACGCACTCGCACAAGAAGCCGAGATCTAG